The Xyrauchen texanus isolate HMW12.3.18 chromosome 19, RBS_HiC_50CHRs, whole genome shotgun sequence genome segment CATTTAAAATCCAACACCTACCCTAGCTAGCCACCATGCCATTCCCATTTGGGAAGTCTCAGAAGAGCCCGGCAGAGATAGTCAAGAGTCTAAAGGAGCATGTGGCATACTTGGAGAAGCTGGAAGCATCTGAAAGCAAGAAATGTGAAAAGGTcaaatttttcataaaaaaataaataaataaaaaaaactaacgtTCATCTGAATGTTATCTGAAGCGTGTACAATCACCCCTTTGTTTCAGGCAACTGTGGATTTTTTAGGTTATGTTCTGAGTCAGAAAAAATGACTGTTTCTCCTGTAGGTTGCAGAGGAAGTATCAAAAAATCTAGCGTCGTTGAAAGAGGTGCTGTCTGGCACTGGAGACAAGGAGCCTCAGACAGAAGCTGTGGCCCAACTGGCTCAAGAGTTGTACAACACCAACCTCCTCATTTCCCTCATAGCAAATCTACAGAGGATTGATTTTGAGGTGAATATTAtgaagtttaaaaaatgtttgtttggatTACAAGTActttatttgctgtttttaatGACATAATGAGTTACATCGTTTCATCCACACTTTTGAttcataaaatacaattttacaaaaaaGGTACATACAATTTTATGTTCTGATTCACCAAAGGGAAAGAAGGATGTGGTGCATCTGTTTAGCAACATAGTACGTCGCCAGATTGGCTCTCGCACCCCAACTGTGGAGTACATCTCTTCTCACTCACAGATCCTCTTCATGCTGTTAAATGGGTAAGTTTCCAGACCACAGGGCATAGCCATGGCTCAACattttcagaagacattgattagcCTTGCTTTTCCAATTGATGTTATGGGACTCTGTGGTTGTACAGTTATTTTAGGACCACAAATTTCCCATTTCCTGTCAATATGGCTGAGCTGCCAGTAGTGTCCAGCTTTTACAGCAGACATGTAGTTATTGACACTTattgacattgtgtcaaatgatggctaaattattattactttttgggTAGTatgcatacacagacacacaatcaaaTTGAGTTGTTTTATGTAAGAGAAATAACAAGGGATTTTTCTCTTAAATCCAGCTATGAAACTCCAGAAGTGGCTCTTAATTGTGGCATGATGCTGAGGGAATGTCTCCGCCATGAACCTCTGGCCCGAACTGTTTTGTTTTCTGAGGAATTCTTTTCATTCTTTAGTTATGTGGAGCTATCTACCTTCGACATTGCCTCAGATGCATTTGCCTCCTTCAAGGTGTGTCATTTAAACAGTTCAGCATCCATTTTGTGGGGTTTTGACTTGCTGTTGAACACTGTTtgacaaaaaggaaaaaatggaCCTTGAATTTAGGAAAAACAGCTATATATGGTATTTTATCATTTTACTGGAAACTGGAAATGTTATATGAATGGTTAaggttatttattatttattttatatcaacATGGAATCGATAAACCTAATGAAAGAAAGTACATTTACCTCAAGTTTGACTTTGTTTTTAGGATCTCCTGACTAGACACAAGATCATGTGTGCAGATTTCTTGGAAACAAATTATGACCGAGTGAGTTACTCTTGTTTCCCAATAATTCATTTGGAAGGGCTTGTGTATAAGTGATTCTGCCTGTTCCACTCCACGGACAGAATGTGCTTAGTATTATACTTTAATAATTTCATTACGTTTTAGGTGTTCACAGAGTATGAAAAGCTGCTGCATTCTGAGAATTATGTCACCAAGCGTCAGTCTCTAAAGGTAAGTATTTTTTGCAATGCAtatgttttcaataattcaaGGCTGTAATGGTATTTAACCCCTAAAGGCAGAAATTCTGCTGTAAGAATCTATACATGGAAGTTAGTTTAAGTCATCTGTAATTTGGGTAGccacatatttttaaataattgaataacTACATACCTATATTGGGTGGTTTGGCTTCATTCTTTTTTTTGGCATATAAGTGTGTTATAACTGACCATCAATTGATGTCCAGCTCCTTGGAGAATTGCTGCTGGACAGACACAACTTTACAGTCATGACTAAATTCATCAGTCGAGCTGAGAACCTGAAGCTGATGATGAACATGTTGAGAGACAACAGCCGCAACATCCAGTTTGAAGCCTTTCATGtttttaaggtgtgtgtgtgtgtgtggtctgtttaaatgtattgcttgtttatgtgtgtttttatgtacaTGTTTGCATTTTAAGTTATCTAAATGAATAGAACTTGGTCCTGGTCTGCTTTTTCCTCTACATACTCTAATTACATTCCACGTTCAACAGCTGACTGGTCCCATGGCCCAATTGTACCCTCACTCAttgactatgtttacatgcacttaagaaaatggtttattccaggtaggggtgggcgatatgaccaaaatcttataacaatatgagtaattttatatcacaataacgatatatatcacaatatagtaagagttttctggaaaatcaataaaaataggtttatacaggtgaaactcgaaaaattagaatatcgtgcaaaagttcattaatttcagtaattcaacttaaaaggtgaaactaatatattatatagactcattacaagcaaagtaagatatttcaagcctttatttgatataattttgatgattatggcttacagcttatgaaaaccccaaattcagaatctcagaaaattagaatattgtgaaaaggttcagtattgtaggctcaaagtgtcacaccctaatcagctaaacacctgcaaagggtttaaatggtctctcagtctggttcagttgaattcacaatcatggggaagactgctgacctgacagttgtgcagaaaaccatcattgacatcCTCCACaagagggaaagcctcaaaaggtaattgcaaaagaagttggatgttctcaaagtgctgtatcaaagcacattaatagaaagttaagtggaagggaaaagtgtggaaggaaaaaggtgcacaagcagcagggatgaccgtagcctggagaggattgtcaggaaaaggccattcaaatgtgtgggggagcttcacaaggagtggactgagttactgcatcaagagccaccacacacagacgggtcctggacatgggcttcaaatgtcaaacgtcttatctgggctaaagaaaaaagaactggtctgttgctcagtggtccaaagtcctcttttctgatgagagcaaattttgcatctcatttggaaaccaaggtcccagagtctggaggaagaatggagaggcacacaatccaagattcttgaagtccagtgtgaagtttccacagtctgtgttggtttggggagccatgtcatcggctggtgttggtccactgtgctttattaagtccagagtcaacgcagccgctctaccggacattttagagcacttcatgcttccttcagcagacaagctttatggagatgctgacttcattttccagcaggacttggcacctgcccacactgccagaagtaccaaaacctggttcaatgaccatggtattactgtgcttgattggccagcaaactcgcctgacctgaacccattagagaatctatggggcattgccaagagaaagatgagagacatgacaccaaacaatgcagaagagctgaaggccgctattgaagcatcttggtcttccataactcctcagcagtgccacaggctgatagcatccatgccacgccgcattgaggcagtaattaatgcaaaaggggcccaaaccaagtactgagtacatatgcatgattatacttttcagagggccgacatttctgtatttaaaatccttttttttattgatttcatgtaatattcaaattttctgagattctgaatttggggttttcataagctgtaagccataatcatcaaaattatatcaaataaaggcttgaaatatcttactttgcttgtaatgagtctatataatatattagtttcaccttttaagttgaattactgaaattaatgaacttttgcacaatattctaatttttcgagtttcacctgtatatgaaataatcatattaTAATGCCTATTCTGAAAGCTttagtcagtgaattaaataggCTACTTTATTAATGGAAACTACTGCAATACTACTTAtataggtttttgaagagtgggTGTGGGCATGTGCATGAAAGGACTGTATAACTAACGTCATAAAATGGAGCCCAACAACAGTTCAACACAGCAGATAATTCAAACTTTCTAggtgtacagtgggaaaagcacatacactttAAACAATACCTATTCATACACACCAGTGTAAAATATCAACTCCTTTCGTGTTCGAATATGTTTGTGCTTGTTTGTTGGGGGAATCCCTGAGTTTGACGTAAGACGGAAACTGCACTATTGCAGTGCAGTTCCACTGTATATAGGGATGGAAAGATAAGGAAACAAACAGCAACCACTGTGGAATATCTgtaaataaagcgaagcaacatCTCTCAAAGCATGTCGTGGGGAAATCATGCTGCTTTTCTGACCGAGATGCATGaatatgggagtaaagagtatgccgcttatacagtgcatgaaAACGGGACACAACTTTCTTGCAATAAAtagctttctcacaataagccactttctggtgtccatgtaaacgtagtcattGAATGTTAACAGGTCAGGGTCTGTTGCCAGGCTAGATTCAGTGACTTGGACTGCATTTTAATAGGTTTCTTGTGCCCTCTCAGGTGTTTGTGGCTAACCCTAATAAGACACAACCTGTGCTGGACATCCTTCTCAAGAACCAGTCCAAGCTGGTGGACTTTCTGAGCCACTTTCAGACAGACCGTTCTGAGGACGAGCAGTTCTGTGATGAGAAGAACTATCTCGTTAAGCAAATTCGGGACCTCAAACGGCCTGCACCTCCAGAGGAGTCCTAATAGAAGAAAATGGGAACATCGAACCACAGACTTTGTCTAGTAATGTGGTTTATGTGGGTGAGAATTAGATGGGAGGGAAAACGAAATAAGTCAAAGGAAGTAGGAAAGGCATAGCTTGGACTAAATCTCTTTACATCCAGCCTCTGAAATGGGTAGAGAAGATGTTAGtatgtgcaaactgcatttttccCTGTACTGGGGGGCAATCAGGCTTTTGCCATCAAAAGTGGAACAAGTGGAACCCAAGCACTCCATTTATaccccaaataaaaatatattaaatagcaATATTGATAATTCTAAGACAATTGTTAGTGCCCTGCAAAGTAATTTCCTATAGTCACAGATTTAATAGTACATCTTTGCAAACTTTTACCAATATACTTCTTATTAATCTTTACTGTATGGCTTGGCAAATTTGCACTAAATCTGGTAGCTTTGCTCCAGGTCCACCATTAGTGCCAGACTCTTAGCatgtgaaagaaaacaaaatgctaaagaaagcattttaaaatttttaaatgttgcaaaaaacaaacaaacaaacaaactatacATTAACTCATTCAACTAGATAAAATTACGTGTTTAACCTAGTTGGGAAAATTACAGCATTTCAGTAGAGTATCTCCAGAAAATGTGTCTTATGGTCCAATAAAGCGAGACCTtatatttgttaaaaaattaataaatagaaaataacccATAGAGTTTAGTTGTTGGATGCTGcactcaattttcattttaattggatGACTTATTTAAGTAGCTTGGTCATTCTGGGTCTTCTATTACATGAATCtatatgaaactattatttgAATCTATTATATTTATCTACAACATTGGATATGTAGTAGTATTCTGCTTTTGCTTGGGTTAACACCTTAGGAAGACtagtttttatttcagttttcaaacattgtttaaaaacaaaaccaatttaaatattttctcagTTTATATGAACCATGGAAGGAAATCAGGTTTCTTAGACTTCAGCAATGTAAAAATAGTTGGTACACAATTACAGTGCAAGATGTGAAAACCTCCACATACACACTGTAACATTAAAAGGATGTCAACTGCTAGAGCTGGGGTGTCTTAACATTCCTCGTGCTGCATTTTAATGACCAGCTTAGACAAGCCAATGAAGCCATTAACAGATGGTTGCAATAGAGAAAGACCATCGAGTACAATACTTCATGTCCTGCACTGTTAAACTTGAATGAGCCAAAACTGTGGTAACACAAGTTATATTCTTAAAATACCTGATTGTACCTACAATTTGGTTCTCCTATGGAATGCACCTTTCAGTACCTCTTGGAAGTTAAGTTAATTAAATGCAGAAGGCATTCTACTGAAAAGTTCTGTTCTACTCATTAGCCTTCATAACTTAaattgagtatatatatatatatatatatatgtgtactcTGTTTGCACAAATTATTTTCTCATATACCTCATAGGTTTTAAGTTTCTAAGTGCTGTTTTCTTTTCTTGTCAACATTATAGTGGATGTGGGGCAGTAGTATGAATTATGTAAGCAAAAGTAAGACCTCACAACAGGGAAAAGTTGTGGTCTTTAAATGCTGGATAGGACCTACAAGGGAAACAATTTCATTTTGCAGTTTGCTTATGGGTACACACAATGTCACAAGTGTGAGAAGAGCACTCACTGTGTTTATGTTAATGAGCCGCAGTTTCACTCTAATAGGTTTTTAATTGATTAATCCAAATGTCGGTGTGGCTTATGCTTTGATACAACAGTTTCAGTTAGCACATAACCAACAGCAAAGATGTTTTTGGAAGTGGTATGATTTGcttgtgaaaattattttttgggGGGCCAAGTGAGCTGCCTTTTTGTGCTATTATAAACTGCACCAAGTGTGAAATCGCatacaatgcttttttttttttttttaccaaaggtTCTACAGATATCCataacaaaatatttccattgtttCATTAAATGTCACTTAATACCAAATGTGCAAGAATGAGTATTTAGCCAAATGTGATTATTCCATTGACAGGGTTTTAAAGGAGACATATGTCACTATCTTATTAAAGCTTTGAGCCTTTAGATTCCCCATGTAGTGATGGTGATCTTGGATAAAGAGATCTAAAATAACATGTTTGATAAGTTATTCTTATAACTTGGGATTATACCCACCTTATATTAACTTAAGAGTTCGATAATGCTATGCTTAATTTTCACTCTGCCTTTTTGCTAATTTTTCCACTGTGGGAGAGGATTATATATGTacataaagttttatttaaaaagtgtgGACGCatactgaaaataaaattaacaatgGCACTCCTTTTGTGaagtttttatttgaataaattaaatgCAGGATATTATTACTGGAATGTGAAATGTCTTATACTTACCATGTTCATGTTTACAATTACAATAGTGCTTTTATTACAGTCATGTTATAGCCGAAGCACACTGGGGGGAAAAAGTGGTATGGTTCTCTTAAAAAAAAGTAGGCATTTCCAAGCAGAAATTGCTAGTAAATTGAACAGATCTCAAGTACATTTTACTCGAGCAATGAATTAAGGCATGCTTTTAAAAGTGTTCTAGCatttcaatgtttgtttttttttttttaaagttgggcatgtaccacatgacatatGGATGCCAACTTAGTGCATGCTAtgtagtctattagacaacatAACCTTGCATTActtggagataaaaaaaaaataagatacagAATTGCACACACATACCTGAACATGATGCTAACAATCaacagattatatatatatatatatatatatatatatataatataaattatttttaaacatgaacagGTTATTTTGAGAAGTTtatcttcagacttcacaaaacaaaaagttaccaaatgtaacaacagttagtggtggtggtggtgtagtgggctaaagcacataactgttaatcagaaggttgctggttcgagccccacagccaccaccattgtgtccttgagcaagtcacttaactccaggttgctccagggggattgtctctgtaataagtgcactgtaagtcactttggataaaagcgtctgccaaatgcataaatgtaaatggaacacCAGCTTCGAAAAGTCAAGTTACATCATATTTACCAGTGAAATTCACTTAAATTAgtacatacatatgacaaggttttctactttaggactgATACTTAATGAAGTATTGTAAACATAATtatcaatcataaataatatttaagttcattcaatttacatatttgaattgagtacaaatgtagaatttacttcatATTTTCACGTTCACGATTAAACTAACTTATTCAAAGTAGAAAGTATTTaatattttctgctatatttacttcccCATTAAATTATTTTAGTACAGTAATTAGATGGAAGCATCACATAGATCAGAGTCAAAAACATATATTGTTATGAGACTCCAAATATGATTGGCTATTGAAGTGTCTGAGCAAGAGCCGCCTGGCTGCATGCATCATTCTCCCTCTCCACACACAGTTCAACCTAGGCCTGCTCCAGCTCTCTCTGTACCCTTAGAAGAGCAGCCTAATTTTCTATCCGAGCCGCCTTTTTCAGCCTGTTTCCTTCGGTCTTCTGCTGTGCTTGCACTCGTTCCAGTTCCCATGCCAGATTGGAGCGCTCCTGTTCAATCTGCTGCATGTCCTCTTTTGCTTTTCTCAAAGATGTCCCCCACCTGTCTGCATCTCCTGCCTTTCCTTCAACTGTATAGTAAGATTGTGTAGCTGAACATTCATTGTTTGGCTTTCTGTCTTTAGCTCATTTATCACGAGTGCCTGGCGTGCTGCCTTTTTTCTGGATAGGCTTAACTCTTCCTCCAGCCTCCTCTTCTGTTCACTTTCTGCCTTCAACTGCTCCTCTGTACATCTGAGCTGTTGCTTCAGGTGCCGTATGTCCCTCTCCATCTCTGCAAAACTAGTCCGTAGTTTGGTGATGTCCATCTCATTCCAAATGCAGTTCTTTCTCTCATCTGGACTCTCACTTGTATGTGGATTGTGGTTGGTATGATTATCTGGAGTTGCTCCTTCACACTGCTCCTGCCTGATAATTGTCTTTGCCAAGGACTCTGTCTTCTGCAGTCTCTCACTGTGTTGCACGTCTTTCAAAGCAGTCAGGTAGATCTGCCTTATGTTGCTCTTATGGGTTTCATCCATGTCTTTGGAGTGGGTTGACCATGGCTTTATTGAGctgctgttgtgttttttgttcTCCAGCAGGTTTTGGAAAGTGAAATGAGGAGGAAACAGTTTCTCAACCCAATGATCATCATCACCTCTGGATGATGGTGCTGACTCatgtgtagtagtagtagtattttcCTGAGTGATTTCCATTCTCCACGTAAGCTATTGGTTAAGTTGTTACTTAGTATGACACagagaaaaatattttcaatCAGTAATTTCAGGGGACGTTCAACCCTCTCTTACCCACCATGTTAGAGCTGTTTGAATGTCGTGCCTGGCAGAGCTAAACGCATTAGTGAAACGTGCAAAGTTACTCGTAAACTGTGGGTATTTTCTCACACCCACGTGTCGATATCATGAAAATTGCTGAGCGGTCGATGCTTACAGACAGCCGGTGTCTGTCTGCGGCACCTGTCCAGGGAGCACAACTTCCTGTTTATGGTACGGGAGCATCAAACGCTTTGCGCCTCCTGGCGGCAGGGTTTCAAATGCTTAAATTCACGTGCTTTGTTCTATGCAAGTAAACTCTACTTTTAGagttattttgaaaagttaaacattttaaaaatatacgTATTCATCTTTAGTAATTACGAACACATTCTTTTGTTTCTCCTCTTTCATCCACCAACGACAAACTTTTCCCCCACCACTGTCTTTCCTATGTAGGCTACAGATCCAGAAACACtcaaaatacatacatattaatatgttttaaatgaaaacgAAAAGAGACCGAGTTGTGTTTTATATCATATTTCGTTTTATTGTAAATATGCATTACAGTTAAGATAAAAGATCAGCTGAGATGGTGACATCATATAGTGCGCCGCTGTTCCcatagagtgccgaagttatgacgtcactttgtaggccaaaacggaagttagcggcgcatgggttccctcgatcgaaaagctatgcattttccccatagacttttggaaaatcacaaaaaataagatctgtgttcaacaaagagttgtgacccttacacgttttgtctatcaagataatatttacaagttaatccaaaatgtatacattttgaagcctAAATAAAGCCGTCAGATATAGAATGCTAACGGTAGGCTATAAACGGACTACAGCACACCATGGTCGCGGATCAACGTCATCATCAAGCTTCCTcaacctttatttaaaaaacacgctcgctcattatgatctgcactgtgtatgaacacttatccactttttcatgagaaatattgcccattcgttttttccaaaaatgttagaaactaattttgtttatgcgtgcctctctgagattttttttaaaatcttttgttaatgttttatttattcgtttattattttgttagtttatataaaccttaatattattttctttgtgattaagattattatgcctgatcattgtgccccaaataaactttaaagattatctttcactgtattatgtttgACTGTATGTTTGCATACCATTTGCTAATTCGCCAGAAAAAAAACCCgcgattttaccatctcataagTACTAACGTTAGCTATAGCCGTATCAATTTCCAATCTTATGTCCTTTTTCTTAGACGTTAGAAAAACCATAGATCGAGGAGAGAACCACTATAAATCACAGAATCCTgtgtaaaaaatatttggaaaaacaaaaatatttggaaaaactacaatttgaaaagactaaatatataaCGTTATGTATATTAACTGAAAGGTAAACTTCTAAGAACGTGAGGCTGTTTGTCATGATGACGTCTAAAATCCCCGCCAAAGGATGTAGTcccttttagcaacttgttagcaatcaccgtttttaagacacaataaagtttaaaaaaccacaagcaggttataactggtgtgttttatttcatagatcaaaacgtgaaaatatttagaggctttgttaaccacagaccttatttcaggcgatttagcaaaaacccatagactttagggcgagggaaccggaagtgctaaaatgctaactcacttccgcgttttggcctacaaagtgacgtcataacttcggcactctattgCAGAATGACTGTAATGTACTGCGTCAGTCCCTCCCCAGGACTCGAACTTGCCAAGTCCGAACTTGCCGAACTTGGTAATGAGAAACGTTAGTTTTGCTCATTGCTATGTTACTTTAATAATGCAAGGCAAACTCCAAATCTGAACATTATATTCCAAATGGATTGTGTAAAAGTAGCTAACAGGGT includes the following:
- the cab39l1 gene encoding calcium binding protein 39, like 1 gives rise to the protein MPFPFGKSQKSPAEIVKSLKEHVAYLEKLEASESKKCEKVAEEVSKNLASLKEVLSGTGDKEPQTEAVAQLAQELYNTNLLISLIANLQRIDFEGKKDVVHLFSNIVRRQIGSRTPTVEYISSHSQILFMLLNGYETPEVALNCGMMLRECLRHEPLARTVLFSEEFFSFFSYVELSTFDIASDAFASFKDLLTRHKIMCADFLETNYDRVFTEYEKLLHSENYVTKRQSLKLLGELLLDRHNFTVMTKFISRAENLKLMMNMLRDNSRNIQFEAFHVFKVFVANPNKTQPVLDILLKNQSKLVDFLSHFQTDRSEDEQFCDEKNYLVKQIRDLKRPAPPEES